Proteins encoded together in one Desulfomicrobium apsheronum window:
- a CDS encoding complex I 24 kDa subunit family protein, producing MTPLTSLTPEQLAKADAVIAEHRDIPGSLITVLRLCQDIAGYFPLELIRHIADGMELPVSKVYGVVSFYSIFSLKPKGRHTVRVCTGTACYVRGVREVLDRVEHRFGGKAGGTCEGGRFSLEPVRCLGACGLAPVMVVDRDTHGGVTPDSACAILEEYK from the coding sequence GTGACCCCATTGACCTCACTCACCCCGGAACAACTCGCCAAGGCAGACGCCGTCATCGCCGAACATCGCGACATCCCTGGCTCCCTCATCACGGTCCTGCGGCTTTGTCAGGATATCGCCGGATATTTTCCGCTCGAACTCATCCGGCATATCGCAGACGGGATGGAACTGCCCGTGTCCAAGGTTTATGGAGTCGTCTCCTTCTATTCGATTTTTTCCCTCAAGCCAAAGGGCCGCCACACGGTGCGTGTCTGCACCGGAACGGCCTGCTATGTGCGGGGAGTGCGAGAGGTTCTGGACCGGGTCGAGCACCGCTTCGGGGGCAAGGCCGGGGGCACCTGCGAGGGCGGCCGTTTCAGCCTTGAGCCCGTGCGCTGTCTGGGCGCCTGCGGCCTGGCGCCGGTCATGGTCGTGGACCGCGACACCCACGGTGGAGTCACGCCCGATTCGGCCTGCGCCATTCTGGAGGAATACAAATGA